Part of the Solanum pennellii chromosome 10, SPENNV200 genome is shown below.
accgtgaaaccacggtatatcacctTCCCAGTCCAAAGGTATCTCCTTAGGACAACTTCGAGCATTTGCGTTACTTTCTCTGGAAACTATGATTTGAAACCAGAATGTTTGTATAAAGATAAATACTCTATTAAtcatttttgcttcttttttcgAACAAGGAGAAAACAACTGGCAATCTTAGTTGCTCGGGCTCGTAGATAGATAAGAAGTCATGGCTTTTGATCGTAGAACAAGTTTGAAAATAGTAAATTGCACTTCAATTTGGCAACTATAGTTGTTAGCTTTTTCATATTTACTAAATCAGACGAACCATATAACACATGGAATGATTGATGTACACATCATGTGTCAGTTGCAAGAAAGTTGGAGTCGGCTATATGGGTCCTTGTTGTCTATGTTGTTTTGCCCTGAAATGATCTAAATTTTGTTGCTTTGCCCTGAAATAGCTGATGTAGATGATAGTTGGAAGCACTAGTTGATCACAACCATAGTGAATGATAGCAAACTTTAAATTTGAACCTCAATCTCCTTAAAGGTACGTCATTCTATTAGAGCTTAAATTTTGTAATCTCTAAAAGAAATAATCTTTGTACAATGAATTTAGTATTTGAAAATTGTGTTTAGTAGCCATATTTAAGATAAGAAGCTTGTTCGTTATTGCCAAATATTTGATATTAGAATTTCTGGGGTTGACAATTAAAGAATGAAGATTCAATTGAACTTCCGCTATATCACTCATCACTCATCACTCTCATCACTTTTCTTTATTACATTCACATCTATCAAATCTTCTTCGCCTTGTAACGGATTGCCCTCAAAATCAGCTACATCATAGTTCCATTAGTACTCTTCCGTGTGctcaaaaatatttcaacttctCTATTATCAAGTATTTTGTAGACAAGgttatatatatctaaatagTTGTCAAAAAAGTTTTATACTCGTCTCTAAATAAGGTCCAAACTTGAATCAAAATTTCACCTTTTTATCACTGACTTAAACTTTTTCATATATTGCCTAATCAGAATAATGAAACTTTCATTTCCATGCAATAGTCATAATAAGCTATAAGTTCATTGACATAGTTCATCACTAACTCAAACACCCACCAACCCTTATTGTATAATTTAATGATGTACATATATGAATCTTTACTTTCATCTGTCgtgtaaaagaaaaagtagattCTATTAGTGTTATAACAATAAACACCGccaatagaaaatataaatgatacaAATCTAACACAAAAATATGCAACCAATAatgaaaatctaaaataattttgaatttgaattatgcaCACTACAGTTCTTAAAAAGTTGACTTACCTGTATTATAGTTTATGATTACTTCACATTTAATTGTGTACACTTctgaattttcattttcatctattgttttttaaaaaaaaaacaagaatatgCTTATGGTGTTCTAATAAGCGGAACAAACACAAAATGTAATACGCCAtacaaatatttgatttttataattcttgtagcttttttaaaaaaattgatatttattctttatgtgAAATATTATTTGTTGCGTTCTgtaactcatttttttaaagatttccATATAATCAAAGATTTAGgctatgaataaattaattgaatacTTACATGCCGGAGTGAATTGTAGCTCATTCTTGCTTCGAAGTATTGTgaaattgaatgatattgttTATCTTCAATAAGTGTACTGAGTTGGTTTTTGTGTTTCAGGAGAAGTGTTTGGATTGTACTTTCATATAAATCGGAGGCAACCTATGAGAAAAATTATTCATCAACCAACAGACACACAGAGTAGTGTATGAGAGGATTGAATTCACATTTAAATTGAAGAAGTGTGTCGAGGGATATACTTGTGTATAAAAAAAGATGTTATGGGAgaagtttaaatattttctagttttaGGTTTTGTTCTCCGCATAGAAgtgtttttttattgaaatatcaaaattacCCCTAACAACAGTAAGTGATTTGTTTAAATGTATATTCACTGTTAGTAGAACGACGAAATCacttactttaattaattaaaggttaAGTATGATTAGTGAGATATCATAGGGACCCAAACCAAAATAAGACAATAACATAGGTacgaaaagaattattttctcttcattttatatcacataaattgagacaaaaaaagaacaaaaattgaGCGCCTACTAGCACGGACACTTGTGCCTAGTATTGAACGTAATAGTAAGACAACATCAATACACAAAATGTTAAACGTACTGTTCATTCAAAGCTAAAAAGTTCAACATGTCATGAATCTATATCTGTAACAAAATGCTTTGTCACCAGAATGATTTAAACTCGAGGATACCACATAAACCCTCTGGCTATGCTTTGTAATGGATGATGGAAGTTATCTGTTTACCATTtattaaagaatcaaaataaacatATGACAATGATTTTAACTAAAATCTACTGAAAATTTTTGTCTTTCACTTCAACATCATCTTCAACTGACGCATTGAGGTTACGCCTTTCCTCAGAACCAGCTGTAATAACTGGCATCCAAAGATCAGCGGTACTGCTTAAGAGAGACTCAACTTGTGGATCTGCAGCGACAGCGGAGGATATCATCCTATCCACGTCATCCAGTTTTTCTGATAATTTATCCATCTGCTTCGCAATCTCCGTCTAATATACATTTGTAAATGAATGAATTTATTTACCAGGGAAATAAAGAGGAAAGAATGGAAATACCGTTCTTTCGAACCAAAATAAAGACCAACCTACCTCATCAAGATGTTGCGTTGATTTTGAAGGAACTTTTGTAACTTCCAGTCCTAGTGCTTGGATCTTACTGCGCAACTCCACTTCTTCTTGATTAGTCAATGATTCCACCTGCACATATTTGTTACAATCTTTCTAGTCAGGACATTTGAAGTACTTTATTAAACCACAACAGGACTTGATGTCAAACAGAGACTCCTAGCACCATAAggtataagaaaaaaagaaaagttggtgATAGCACCCAGACATTCACTCCAAAGCTAAACAAGAATAATACTACCTATAAACAACGACAAATTTCCAATTCTTAACACATTTTTTACGAAAAAAATTGACCTTGGAGAGGAACATAAAAActcaaaatgataaaatcatttgaGTTCCTTGTTGATGAACCAAAATTATGAGTGTATATATGTCTTTTCTCATGTTTTGAATTATTAGGTTTAAATGGTTATATGATGTTATTCCTCACATACGTTTTGATCATAAATATGCAAATGGAGTTAAGGAGGAAACAAACAAGATTCAACCAAAACAGAtgcaagaaatgaagaaaaaacttgTTGAAGAATTGGTGTGCACTAAACAGCCCCGGCCATCGCAGCACTGGAACTTCGGTCGCTGCAATACTCCTTCAGCACTTGTAAGACGCATTAAACAGCCCAACCATCGAACTGCTTGAGTATTGACCACTGCGACAACGCGACCTGAATCCGATAGTTCTCAGAATTCAGGTTATTAGGGCTGAATGAGGTGAGGTATATATAGAGAATTTTTTGAAGACTTGCGAGGGCAGACACCGGGACAGATGCAGCTATTGGAGGAACAAATAGAGAAAGGAAGCGGAAGATTCCGAGGTTTCATGAGAGAATGAAGATTAGTTGGGAGTTTCTTCTTGACTTcaatttatcttctcttttattctctTGGATCATGACCTAGCTGATGTTTATTACAGTCACAGTCAACTATCTCCATGTATGGAGTAACTCTGTTGTAGTTGACTTTTGATGAACCTTAAGGATTAATTAGTGATTTATTCACCTTTTCTCATgtgtttatttgatttttgattcCCTAAGgaatttattgattaattaatcgTAAGACATAATTCAATTTCTTCACTACTTTGATTTTGGTTGTAGGATATTTTGCAGTTGAATGAAGGGATTTAGTACTCGATCATTGTCacataaatattcaaaagaGGACCATTTTTAATATCCAAAAGGAATCATTGGAAACCCTAGCTCCGATGATTGGAAATATCTGAAATTTAGAGGGTAGACTCGAAAATGATTGGCAATTCTGTGGTGGTAttagatttttcaaaaacacaGACATAAACAGAGCTTTAGTTGCTGACAACATCAAGGAGGGAGAAAACTCGACCTCTTTATTGAAAGGAAGGAATCCTAGTGCTGTGAGGGAGAAATACTAACCACAAAAGGCAACAATGACTCTAATACCATGTCTTTACATCCCATAAGAAGGTGTATTTTGTACACATGAATCTCAACTAATTATGGAAAAACAatcagcaacaacaaaataaaatattatattcaatcCAAAAAGTAATTGAAAGTCCAAAAATCTTGCTAATCAATTAACACAATCAACAGTTCTCTTTTCTGATCAATGCATAAAAAAGTCTCACCAGGATTTGATGAGTAAGCAAAAAGGACAATAAAAGAGAGAAACTCTTTGAATTAGTGACGAATTTAGATAGCTCATTAGCTCCTATAAGAAAGTTTTCTAATTCTTAAGATCACTAGTATCATGACCTAATTGTAATAATTCAGCACATACTCTTCATGATTCTCGACATTTGATAATGTTATTATCATCAAGAATAGTCTACAATATACTTAATGATCCTCTGCACTATCAACAAACCCCTCAAACTCATAGTGGTGAAACAACTCGAGTTTGCAGATCATATTTGTGAAGTGTAGCAGAAAACAAGATTGACTGGGCTTGTAATGGAGACTGACTTCACCATGACACTACAGTGAGTCCgtcagattttttattttttatttttaatgtaaattttatGCCTTCGGTGGCGCAAACcttttatttcatcataaatcTATACAGAGAACAAGCAGAGGGGATGATAGCCTAAACCTCTGGAAATAAGCATTAATATACAACCTTGAAAACAGGCCATGTACAaccaaaaactaaagaaaaacagATCATATCTAGTGACTCAAAATATATTCTTTCATTGCCTGTCCTATGGAGGGCATCCGAATCTTATCAAGGATGTACAAGCCAGCTGCATCCTTTGGCAAATCTTTaggatcaaaaatcaaaacGTCCTTGTTATAAACAGTGTTTAGCTAGTGCATCCGCCACTTCATTCACCTCTCTGAAGGAATGTTGAACTGTCGCATTGGCCTGTAAAGTAATTCTTCTAATCTCCATAATAGTATCCCACAATTTCCAGGCCATTTGAGATTTATCCTTGATCATATTGACTGTAATTAGGGAATCACATTCTAAAATAAAGTTCGGATAGACATTTTCCACGCATCAGTTGGCTCCAAAATAGGCTGCTTTGGCCTCTGCTATGCTTGTACCTCTGCCAATATGTTTTGCAAAGGCTACTATTAAATTGCCCGTTGAATCCCTTATAACAAAGCCTACACTAATTGATCCTTCAGAGTTGCAACTGCCATCTGCTTTGACTTTTACCCAATCATATTGTGGTATTTCCATAGGCTATCAATTTTAGGCCTAAGACACAAAATAGTAGAACATAGATCTGGCCACTGCCAAGGCCAATCTCTATCACCAACCAGTTTGTTTATCGACCATCTAAgattgaaaataatttgatgCTTCAACCTAGCATAGGAAATTCTCTCAGAGTCATACTTAGCCGCACATCTCGCTTTCCATAGTTTCCAACAAAAATCGGAACAATTTTAAGAATTTGTTGATGCTATGAATTAAAAGGTTTCATAGACCACCAATATGTCTGGTGGAGCTATTTCCAAACAGTCTGTGGGTGGTGGCCTTAATGTTAACCGACCTAGACAGAAAATTAATGACTAGATAAAAATATAGAGAATTTCAGGATATGCATAGTCAGCTTAAGTAGATTAATGACAAAGACAAACATGGAACTATACTTTCCAGTTTGCTCAATGATTGTGGATACCATGGTGTTGACTGCAGAAAATTGGTCTAAAGGTTAACTGACCTAGACAGCTAATTTGAGAAGTTAGCTAACATAAATTATTGACAAGAAAAATACAGAGAGCTGACTTGACATGTTAGCTGACAAGGATTCATGACATTAGCACTACACAATTGATAAGATTCATAGAGATGGGAGATGCAGTGCTGTTACAACAGCCACCACAATTGACAAAGAGTAGTAAAATCATTAAGAAAAGGAAACAAAGTTTGCAGGGCGAATGTGTAAGGCTGCCTTCCGGTGGGCAAAAGTTATTAAGGTTTCTTAAGATAATGAATGTGCtgtaaaagaaaagagaaacacTACTGTTGAATTAGTGATTGATAACAAACAAGAGGATGACTAGGGGAACACAATATCCTTAGAAGTACTTCTGGAAGAGTGTCATGCCCGCCAAAGTGAAAGGTTTTACTTGGTTAGTGATTAGGAGAGCTTGTCTTGCACAAAAATCTTACAAAAGAAAGGTAGACAACTAGTTCCCAGGTGTTTTCTTTGCAACAGAACAGGGGAAACCAATAAGCATCTATATTTACATTGTAAGTTCACCACTCAGCTATTGAACCTTTTCCTCAATAAAACAAGCACTAGCTGGACAATGCTAGAGCACACATCGGATCTTTTGAGTTGCTGGATTAGAAGGGGAGGAAGTAAAAGTCAAAAGAGATGGTGGAAATTAATACCATCATGTATATGGTGGTTAGTATGGAAGGAAAGAAATGGGAGATGCTTTAAAGATAGTCCGATTccatacataaattaaaacggaTTGTATTGAAACTCTACTTCTTTGGTGTAAACTACTTTGTATAGAAGATGTAGATCAGATTGTAGAGTTGATAGGAAGCTTGTAATTGCTCACTTTTGGAGGTGGCCAGCATATCCTTAATGCTGATGAATACAATTTAccaatttcaaagaaaatcaaaaaaaaaaaaaggaggatcTTCAGGTAGGAATTTGATCTGATAACTCgaaaatttttcatattctctgGATTCCTAAATATGAAGGCGTACTCATTAagaatacaatatttttaattatttgatgaattttagtTACAACATACTgttattatacaaaatacacttAATCGCTCTATTAAGAATCAAAAAttacatattcattaagaaCTTTATACACAATGCTTCCAATGATCCTTtttaacttcttcatttttcatataattgtGGTGTCTGGCCAGATTGTTGCgcgcacctcgactaattccatgAGGTACCCTCCACCTCCCACTAGCAACGAGTATAAGGTGACTCTGTCCCTGTTAACTTGTTAAAGAGagaaaagtcaaaaagtgcaCCAGAATACTGTCAGGTGCCCTCTAACTATATCCACAAGCATTAGCTAGCATTTCTAAGATGCTTTTGAGTCTAAAGGGGAATTATTTCACCACAAATGGATCAGTATCCACCTTGATTTGAGCTCTAAAATTAGTTTGGCAAATTCTAGAACATACATTGGCTAACATGATAAAAGGAATAACGATTGGTCCCATACAAACTTTGGCACACTGCTTCCCTATAAATCACAGATATGTTAAGATATTCACTAGACTCTCTCTATTCCTTAATAATTATGGCAAAGAGTTTTTCAGAAGAGTTACTCAGCATTTTACCACTATGCGTAAGGCTATTTGTGTTCAAAAGATAAAGAATTATAACCTTTCTTATGGTAGTTGTTCCCCTAAAACATAAGGGGCAGATGGAGGAACAGCGGATTACAGTTTTTTTGACTTCAattttctgaaatgacttcgaTATTTGTACTATCTTACACCCTGATCTAATAGAAACATTAGGAAAAGAAGCCAGCACATGAAGAAATCTTAAAGAGCCTTCTCTGCTCCCTAGAATAAAAGGGGCCTTAAGTAAAGAAAAGCTCAAAGTACTACCTGTATAGGGTAAAAATAGACATGATGTGTGGCCATATTAGATGGTGACATGTGAAAAGAAACAAGGGCAGCACTATTACACCGAGAACAAAAGGTCAGCTCATTTTGCAAAAATATAACCCGACCAAGCTTGAAACGCCCAGAGGAAATGTCAGCAGCCCGGCCAACAATAGCCATTATGAAACCATCCAAGAAGCAACATCGGACGTTACAGTAGAATCACCACCTTGTAAAGACGCTGAATTCTGTAAGTACTTCAATTTCTCGTTAGCTATATTTGTCAATATCGTCATTTGATCATCAGCTCTCAATAACCGTGAAGTTTTTCTGGGGATATCTCCATCGAAGATATCATTGGATCCAGATCAACACAAActatatttatatgatattatttcaTTTAGTCAATTTGTCTTTATCTCATCATTTACAACTTTATTTACTTACATATAATCACCATTTCGGTCCACGTACTGTATGAATTTTCGGGTGAACACCACCTACCTCAAGGAACCGTCTTCTTTCAATCCCTTACAACTAACTTCCAAGGCCTTTCACTGCTTGAACCATCAATTGCTTCACTAGTGGGTTCAACTCTCCTGCTTTGTTTGAGAAGGTATTTTGTGTACTTCATGGCCCTCTTGGCCATACTGTAATACCCCTCACCACCCGGAAACATATAGATCCACCTGATCATAGACACTCAAACCAAACATACACATTTCTCTTGGGCACAGCTATGAGTAATCAAAGGCTTTTGTATAAGCTAATGAATAATGAACAAATCATAGCAGAGCTAATTGTTCtttgttttatctttaatgGGTCAAATCAAGATTGATGATTCAGCTAATTAAATATGCCCACTTCAGACCAAAACTCTGATATCcccaaatttgaaataagaatatataagtTACATACCTGCTGGAGAAGACTGGAGAGAACTCCGAATAGTTGGGCGTTGGCTGCCACCGCTGCCTGAGGCGATGTTGGACCTTCTTTGCTTCCATCCGCCATACCTGCTACTGTTGGTACGgtttttcttcttaattccaGCTTGTACCAAAATCGACTGCTCCCTGGTAGATGACGTTTTTACACTACACTCCAGcccctatttttttttcttttaagagaaAATTACGTATGAAAGGATCAAAATACTTCCTCTTTGGGTTAAGGCGAGGATCCaagtgattttttaattttcacatGGACTACTAATAGTATTTTATGTTTGTAGTATTGGTACATTTTTGgttattcttcaaaatttttatttactttttgcattaatttttctataaccTATGTAGGGGATGTTCaaatgtcattttatatatttagtagaaataacaATTTCATGTCAAAGAATATGAGAAGAAAAACACTTTGTTTTGTTTCGTAAAAATCGTGTTGCAGGTAAAGTCGAGAGGTTCATCACGATAATATCACGCgtaatagtataatttttttcttttcctgcaaagtcatatttaaatgtttttagtttagctgcaataatatttttagtgaaCAGAATAAGGTGTTTTTCTTATCACCTTCTCTTAGatagaattattatttctattaaatatataaaaagacgaTTAGACATTCCTTCTGTaaaattttggataaaattaatgttaaaaaatagGCAAAATTTTAGGATAGGACCAAAATTGCACCAATATTGCAAACATGAGGGACTATGTGAAAAACTCAAGGATCACTTTGAGTCTTAACCTAAAGATGAGAGATTATTTTGAGTCTTTCCTCGAAACTTACGccataataacataatatagCTATAACTTgcattaattataatttatgaattactTTTAGCTATAATTATACGGttcaactttttaattttgtatgatgtcatgtttgtataattcaaaatttatataatatattttgtataacttttgtataatttgaaatttgtataACTGTTTACACTTTTGATGTTTGTAAGCGTACAAATTCgttattttgagtttatataaaaataactaaattgaCAAATAtaccaacgaattatacaaatatgcGAATAATACAAACAAGTCAGCTTAAACGTTAGCAACAACACgtaaatatgtaaattataaCTATGGAGCATAATTTACATTATTATAGTGGTTATTACGAAAGTGCCTCTTTTTTGGATACGTGATTGAATTACTGATGTTTCTGAAGTATCTATATTGATAGAGAAATTTGTAtgtatagcaaatataaaattatatgtatattttaagagtatagTTTATGTAATTACACTCTATAGCAAAATGTGTTTGCGGTTTTTCTGTATAACAcgtttactttcatttttatatacaaatttgattttttttttaaaaaaataaaaaatatggtaATTTCGGTTgcaataaaaggaaaaaaaactgTGAAGTCACACACATTATGTGTCAATAAAATTCTTTCCTTCTACGTCTTC
Proteins encoded:
- the LOC107032106 gene encoding uncharacterized protein LOC107032106, whose translation is MADGSKEGPTSPQAAVAANAQLFGVLSSLLQQVESLTNQEEVELRSKIQALGLEVTKVPSKSTQHLDETEIAKQMDKLSEKLDDVDRMISSAVAADPQVESLLSSTADLWMPVITAGSEERRNLNASVEDDVEVKDKNFQ